From a region of the Triticum aestivum cultivar Chinese Spring chromosome 7D, IWGSC CS RefSeq v2.1, whole genome shotgun sequence genome:
- the LOC123171501 gene encoding disease resistance protein RGA5-like, giving the protein MQVAAGALSPPLRKLGDLLMDEFTLSNRVKKDVKSLRTQLEMMYVFLHKVGDMPAEQLDPQVRIWADKVRELSYNMEDAVDAYMVHLYDGVHGELSPNNMKNIVNKFIKRTKKLFSKGMALHQISGAVRDAKELAKELGGLRQRYALEARAYGACNIVDPRMKAVYKDITELLGIEETWDELIEKLIDGDGMSRQQFKTLSIVGFGGLGKTTLSKAVYDKIIAQFDCGAFCSVSRNPNMTNIFKKMLYVLDRIMFAHINEAVRDNQQLIDELRAFLHDKRYLIVIDDIWSEDAWEIIKCAFSKMSLKHACCPSSGGIIHNIKSLDDGDSRRLFNKRIFSQGKGSTAKDMQRILSFSYYDLPSHLKTCLLYLGLFPEDHDIRRDRLIWRWIAEGFIQAGEEEIRLFELGERYFNELININLIQPIYVDVEYRSEGCRVHDMVLDLICSLSSGENFVTILDGTKQSRSNSDSMVRRLSFQNSMSELTTHRINATSMSKLRSVTLFRTDVNLIQTLSNFQLLRILDLEGCDLRESSHICVENLLHLRYLGLLDTYVGVLPMKIGKLHFLQTLDLRIHGFDEVPPGVARLRHLMCLYVYTNIALPVGIGNLVSLEQLNTVCVGGNDAIEKELGKLMELRVLGLFWKGGNESVCDSLLISLANLRKLHRVDRVRPEVDIQILGNFPALRSLRVRTTRAQSTPIQRFIIGADTFPCLRDCGFYCFQTGPSMFPRGSMPRLKSFNFFARASHLVDGDMNIDMRHLPFLQKVTVCLLFKENCLAAVQKAVDMLELALDAHPNRTNFHWSEAPKEKETHPILANSPLQARNCVNVGVDGALVPASFAGRLVQAERASCRRPGRLPPPAACLSRPPLLCLAAPGPSSDWPPPATPQPGRPRHLLRRAAPGPSSAQAAPGPSSSISRSRVHARSFAAVFPIQIGSSLNVDQKKEEKRGRDSSCLLRAILLFLGAQ; this is encoded by the exons ATGCAGGTTGCGGCTGGGGCGCTGAGCCCCCCACTCCGTAAGCTCGGCGACCTCCTCATGGACGAATTCACCCTCAGCAACCGCGTGAAGAAGGACGTCAAGTCCCTCCGCACCCAGCTGGAGATGATGTATGTCTTCCTCCACAAGGTCGGCGACATGCCGGCGGAGCAGCTGGACCCGCAAGTCCGAATCTGGGCGGACAAGGTCCGGGAGCTCTCCTACAACATGGAGGACGCTGTGGATGCGTACATGGTCCACCTCTACGACGGCGTCCATGGTGAACTCAGCCCCAACAACATGAAGAACATAGTCAATAAGTTCATCAAGCGGACCAAGAAGCTTTTCAGCAAGGGCATGGCTCTCCATCAGATCTCTGGCGCCGTCAGAGATGCGAAGGAGCTCGCCAAGGAGCTCGGCGGGCTCCGTCAAAGGTACGCACTTGAGGCCCGCGCCTATGGTGCCTGTAATATCGTTGATCCTCGCATGAAGGCTGTGTACAAAGATATCACAGAGCTCCTGGGCATCGAGGAGACATGGGATGAGCTGATTGAGAAGCTAATTGATGGAGATGGGATGTCAAGGCAGCAATTCAAGACGTTGTCTATCGTTGGATTTGGAGGATTGGGCAAGACAACACTTAGCAAAGCGGTGTACGACAAGATCATAGCGCAATTTGATTGTGGAGCGTTTTGTTCAGTCTCTCGGAATCCTAATATGACAAATATTTTCAAGAAGATGTTGTACGTACTTGATAGGATTATGTTTGCGCACATCAATGAGGCTGTAAGGGACAATCAACAACTCATCGATGAGCTGAGAGCATTTCTTCACGATAAGAG GTACTTAATCGTGATTGATGATATATGGAGTGAAGATGCATGGGAAATTATCAAGTGTGCTTTCTCTAAGA TGTCTCTAAAGCATGCATGTTGCCCATCTAGTGGTGGTATTATTCATAATATTAAATCCCTTGATGATGGTGACTCCAGAAGACTCTTCAACAAAAGAATATTCTCCCAAGGAA AAGGCAGTACTGCAAAGGACATGCAGAGGATACTATCATTTAGTTATTATGATCTACCTTCCCACCTAAAGACTTGTTTGTTATATCTCGGTCTATTCCCAGAAGATCATGACATAAGAAGAGACCGGTTGATATGGAGGTGGATAGCTGAAGGCTTTATCCAAGCTGGAGAAGAAGAAATTAGACTATTTGAGCTCGGAGAGAGATATTTCAATGAGTTGATAAACATAAACTTGATTCAACCAATATATGTTGATGTTGAATATAGGTCGGAAGGTTGCCGCGTACATGATATGGTACTTGATCTGATATGTTCTCTGTCTAGTGGAGAAAACTTTGTTACTATATTGGATGGTACTAAGCAAAGCAGAAGTAATTCGGATAGCATGGTTCGCAGGCTATCCTTTCAGAATAGCATGTCAGAGCTCACGACCCATCGGATCAACGCCACAAGTATGTCAAAGTTGAGGTCTGTTACTCTCTTTAGAACTGATGTTAATCTGATTCAGACTCTTTCAAACTTCCAACTTTTGCGTATATTGGATCTAGAAGGTTGTGATCTTAGGGAAAGTAGTCACATATGCGTTGAGAATTTATTACATCTGAGGTACCTAGGGTTACTGGATACATATGTTGGTGTTCTCCCCATGAAAATAGGAAAGCTTCATTTTTTGCAAACATTGGACTTAAGAATACATGGATTTGATGAGGTTCCACCAGGTGTTGCTCGGTTAAGACATTTGATGTGCCTATATGTTTACACAAATATTGCATTGCCAGTTGGGATAGGGAACTTGGTGTCCTTAGAACAGCTGAATACCGTGTGTGTGGGTGGTAATGATGCTATTGAGAAGGAGCTAGGGAAGCTGATGGAGCTGAGGGTACTTGGACTTTTCTGGAAGGGAGGCAACGAGAGTGTGTGTGATTCTTTGTTGATATCCCTCGCCAATCTGCGGAAATTGCACA gagtggatAGAGTGAGGCCAGAGGTCGACATTCAGATCCTTGGGAATTTTCCTGCTCTTCGCTCCCTCCGTGTGAGAACCACCAGAGCCCAATCCACTCCTATCCAAAGGTTCATCATTGGCGCGGATACATTCCCTTGCCTGAGAGATTGTGGATTCTATTGTTTTCAGACGGGGCCATCTATGTTTCCACGAGGATCTATGCCCCGGCTGAAATCCTTTAACTTCTTTGCCCGAGCGTCTCACCTCGTTGATGGTGACATGAACATCGACATGCGACACCTTCCTTTTCTCCAAAAAGTCACGGTTTGTCTTTTGTTTAAGGAAAACTGCTTGGCAGCAGTGCAAAAAGCGGTTGATATGCTGGAGCTCGCATTGGATGCCCATCCCAACCGTACCAACTTTCATTGGAGTGAGGCTC CCAAGGAGAAGGAGACCCATCCAATCTTGGCAAACAGCCCGCTCCAGGCAAGAAATTGTGTGAATGTTGGAGTCGACGGCGCGCTGGTGCCTG CTAGCTTCGCTGGCCGCCTCGTCCAGGCTGAACGAGCGAGCTGCCGGCGGCCCGGCCGCCTGCCTCCCCCAGCCGCGTGCCTCTCCCGGCCCCCGTTGCTCTGCCTGGCTGCCCCCGGGCCCTCCTCTGACTggccgcctccggccacccctcagCCCGGCCGCCCCCGGCACCTCCTCCGTCGGGCTGCCCCCGGCCCCTCCTCTGCTCAGGCCGCCCCTGGCCCCTCCTCATCGATCTCCCGCAGCCGAGTCCATGCTCGCTCGTTTGCTGCTGttttcccgatccagatcgggtcctcTCTGAACGTTgaccaaaaaaaagaagagaaaagaggcaGAGATTCCTCATGTCTTCTTCGGGCTATATTGCTGTTCCTCGGTGCTCAgtga